One Dictyostelium discoideum AX4 chromosome 3 chromosome, whole genome shotgun sequence genomic region harbors:
- the rpl29 gene encoding S60 ribosomal protein L29, which translates to MAKSKNHSTHHKNRKDHRNGIKKAVVHKKTSSKGVELGFARNQRYARIGTEIKRYVRGDMQEVKAHKNPRQPLKTIVAAAKAKLAAKKAAAKK; encoded by the exons atggCCAAGTCAAAGAATCACTCAACCCATCACAAAAACAGAAAGGACCACAGAAACGGTATTAAAAAAGCCGTCGTCCACAAAAAGACCTCCTCAAAAGGT GTTGAATTAGGTTTCGCCAGAAATCAAAGATACGCTCGTATTGGTACTGAAATCAAAAGATACGTTCGTGGTGATATGCAAGAGGTCAAAGCCCACAAAAACCCAAGACAACCATTAAAGACCATCGTCGCTGCTGCTAAAGCCAAATTAGCTGCCAAAAAAGCTGCtgccaaaaaataa
- the pdkA gene encoding PDK1 family protein kinase, translating into MENIVITNTSGGGGGGVPSSSTDPPNNTTTTTATASAIDLNMSLSPFLSSPSLSSPSIQSAKKKTIEDFIIGKVLGEGSYGAVVLGTEKETQQQYAIKILEKKQIIKENKIKYVQIEKEIFCKSNHPNIVKLFFTFRSEQCLYYVLELCSQGDLLHQIKKVGSFDYRSCQYYVAEIISGLEHLHSLGIVHRDLKPENILMSSDLHVKITDFGTGKILPPPQSSQQQQQQQQQQQQLPTNSSGNLSSLLNNVNNLSVSTDLTQQQQNRTSSVDSASTTDSMISPNLQPTTTTTNNNNNNNNNNNNNNNNTAAGSNTNTNTNTNINTNINANINNIKTTEIPKLTRNNSFVGTAEYVSPELISNKETSTDSDLWALGCIIYQMASGRVPFRGKTEFLTFQKVSNRELVYPINMNPVIKDLVEKLLVIKPTDRLGSSSTPGGFDNLKAHPFFQDFNWSSLSNMSHPPPPIQPPQEKIIFDGDELFSPSLDCTTPRNNNVDENHQQNSCNNNNNNNNNINNINNNNNSSSNNISNSNSNSNSSNNLNISNGNLSTPRSSSSSSSQQPTQRSGSSGGSRDGGSSSNNISKWLNNGENVIYQGLVWKRKGFSIKKRQLILTDTPRLIYIDPKKMELKGEIPWSDSIKPKLKSNNNFVIKTPKRKYLLEDVAHNPQKWVDSIKSVILSSGSSN; encoded by the exons atggaaaatattgttattacaaATAcgagtggtggtggtggtggtggtgtaccatcatcatcaactgaTCCTCctaataatacaacaaccACTACTGCAACAGCATCagcaattgatttaaatatgtcactttcaccatttttatcatcaccatcattatcatcaccatctaTTCAATCAGCTAAAAAGAAAACTATTGAAGATTTTATAATTGGTAAAGTTTTAGGAGAAGGATCTTATGGTGCAGTGGTTTTAGGCACAGAAAAAgaaacacaacaacaatacgcaataaagatattagaaaagaaacaaatcattaaagaaaataaaataaaatatgtacaaattgaaaaagaaatctttTGTAAATCAAATCACCCaaatattgtaaaattattttttacttttagaTCTGAACAATGTTTAT attATGTTTTAGAATTATGTTCACAAGGTGATTTATTacatcaaattaaaaaagttggaTCATTTGATTATAGATCATGTCAATATTATGTAGCGGAAATTATAAGTGGATTAGAGCATTTACATTCATTAGGTATTGTTCATAGAGATTTAAAAcctgaaaatattttaatgtcTAGTGATTTACATGTTAAAATTACTGATTTTGGTACTGGTAAAattttaccaccaccacaatcatcacaacagcaacaacaacagcagcaacaacaacaacaattaccaaCAAATAGTTCTGGTAATTTAAgtagtttattaaataatgtaaataatttatcagttAGTACTGATTtaacacaacaacaacaaaatagaACAAGTAGTGTGGATAGTGCAAGTACCACAGACTCAATGATATCACCAAATTtacaaccaacaacaacaacaacaaataataataataataataataataataataataataataataataatacagcGGCAGgttcaaatacaaatacaaatacaaatacaaatataaatacaaatataaatgcaaatataaataatataaaaacaacagAAATACCAAAATTAACAagaaataattcatttgttGGTACAGCAGAATATGTATCACCAGAATTAATTAGTAATAAAGAGACATCAACTGATTCAGATTTATGGGCATTAGGGTGTATTATATATCAAATGGCAAGTGGAAGAGTGCCATTTCGTGGTAAAACTGAATTTTTAACATTTCAAAAAGTATCGAATAGAGAATTGGTTTATCCAATCAATATGAATCCAGTGATTAAAGATTTAGTTGAAAAACTATTAGTAATTAAACCAACTGATCGTTTAGGTTCAAGTTCAACACCTGGTGGTTTTGATAACCTAAAAGCACATCCATTCTTTCAAGATTTCAATTGGTCCTCTTTATCAAATATGTCTCacccaccaccaccaattcaACCACCTCAagaaaaaatcattttcgatggtgatgaattattttcaCCATCTTTAGATTGTACAACACcaagaaataataatgttgatgaaaatcatcaacaaaattcatgtaataataataataataataataataatataaataatataaataataataataatagtagtagcaataatattagtaatagtaatagtaatagtaatagtagtaataaccttaatattagtaatggaaatttatcaacaccaagatcatcgtcatcgtcatcatctcAACAACCAACTCAacgtagtggtagtagtggcgGTAGTAGAgatggtggtagtagtagtaataatattagtaaatGGTTAAATAATGGTGAAAATGTCATTTATCAAGGTTTAGTTTGGAAACGTAAAGGTTTCTCTATAAAAAAGagacaattaattttaactgATACACCAAGATTAATTTATATAGATCCAAAGAAAATGGAACTTAAAGGCGAAATTCCATGGTCCGATTcaataaaaccaaaattaaaatcaaacaaTAATTTCGTTATTAAAACtccaaaaagaaaatatctTTTAGAAGATGTTGCTCATAATCCTCAAAAATGGGTTGACTCGATTAAAAGTGTAATATTATCATCTGGTTCttcaaattaa
- the glpV gene encoding glycogen phosphorylase 1, protein MSTTIPLKHTARTTTGVVPPTEKKKGSKLFALKTDFLKNDEDSIQKDILDHVEYTLARTKYNFDSFSAYQGSAYSVRDRLIERWNETQQYYTERDPKRVYYLSMEFLMGRSLQNAIYNMNLKDEYHNALLELGFEMEDLYEEEKDAALGNGGLGRLAACFMDSLATLKYPAWGYGLRYNYGMFEQGIYDGYQTEVPDYWLVAGNPWEIERLDVQYTVRFYGQVTEKKSSDGSKFEWDHGELVQAIAYDTPVPGYHTTNTNNIRLWSSKPHKEFDLDAFNGGNYLSAVEAKQRSENITSVLYPNDNTYSGKELRLKQQYFFVAATLCDVIRRFKKSHQNWQDFPNKVAIQLNDTHPTIGVVELFRKLIDEEGLQWEEAWDIVTKTFAYTNHTILPEALEMWPVSLIEDLLPRHMQLIYGINHRFLIQVTQKWPGDIGKMRGLSIIQEGEEKRVRMAHLAIVGSHCVNGVAAMHSELVKHKVFPDFFCLWPEKFQNKTNGVTPRRWIEQANPGLSAIFTKWLGTDKWTTNLELVKGIKEHMDNPELIAEWKYVKQGNKQRLAEFILKHCGIHVNPNALFDVHIKRIHEYKRQLLNILSVIYRYLSIKKMSPKDRAQVVPRVVIFAGKAAPGYVMAKRHIKLINSVAEVINRDKEVDQYLKVVFIANYNVSIAQVIVPASDINQQISTAGTEASGTSNMKFTMNGSLIIGTLDGANVEIAEEVGQENMFIFGLRTSEVEAAREKMTNKEVNIDPRLQEVFLNIELGTFGPPDVFRPILDSLIFSDFYLSIQDFPLYLDSQASVDELWKDQSAWVKKSIINSASTYFFSSDRAMNEYAEQIWDIKPCEVETTLNRRY, encoded by the exons atgtcAACAACCATTCCATTGAAACATACTGCCAGAACTACAACTGGTGTTGTACCACCAACTGAAAAGAAGAAGGGTAGTAAATTATTTGCTCTTAAAACTGATTTCTTAAAAAATG aTGAAGATTCAAttcaaaaagatattttagatCATGTTGAATATACATTAGCAAgaacaaaatataattttgattcaTTTTCAGCATATCAAGGATCAGCATATAGTGTTAGAGATCGTTTAATTGAAAGATGGAATGAAACACAACAATACTATACAGAGAGAGATCCAAAGAGAGTTTACTATTTATCAATGGAATTTTTAATGGGTAGATCATTACAAAATGCAATTTACAATATGAATCTCAAAGATGAATATCATAATGCCTTGTTAGAGTTGGGCTTTGAAATGGAAGACCTCTACGAAGAGGAGAAAGATGCTGCATTGGGTAATGGTGGTTTGGGTCGTTTAGCTGCATGTTTCATGGATTCATTGGCAACATTAAAGTATCCAGCATGGGGTTATGGTCTTCGTTATAATTATGGTATGTTTGAACAAGGTATCTATGATGGTTATCAAACCGAGGTACCAGATTATTGGTTGGTAGCTGGTAATCCATGGGAGATTGAACGTTTGGATGTTCAATACACCGTTCGTTTCTATGGTCAAGTCACAGAGAAGAAATCAAGTGATGGTAGTAAATTTGAATGGGATCATGGTGAATTGGTACAAGCAATCGCTTACGATACACCAGTACCAGGCTATCataccaccaacaccaataacATTCGTCTTTGGTCAAGCAAACCACATAAAGAGTTTGATTTGGATGCATTCAATGGTGGTAACTATTTATCTGCCGTAGAAGCTAAACAAAGATCAGAGAATATCACATCGGTCCTCTATCCAAATGATAACACCTACTCTGGTAAAGAATTAAGATTGAAACAACAATACTTCTTTGTTGCTGCCACCCTTTGTGATGTCATTAGACGTTTCAAGAAATCTCATCAAAATTGGCAAGATTTCCCAAATAAAGTAGCCATTCAATTGAATGATACTCATCCAACCATTGGTGTAGTTGAACTCTTTAGAAAACTCATCGATGAGGAAGGTCTTCAATGGGAAGAGGCTTGGGATATCGTTACCAAAACCTTTGCTTACACCAATCATACCATTCTTCCAGAAGCTTTGGAAATGTGGCCAGTTAGTTTGATCGAAGATCTCCTTCCACGTCATATGCAACTCATCTATGGTATCAATCATCGTTTCCTCATTCAAGTCACTCAAAAATGGCCAGGTGATATCGGTAAAATGAGAGGTCTCTCCATCATTCAAGAAGGTGAAGAGAAGAGAGTCAGAATGGCTCATCTCGCTATCGTTGGTTCACATTGTGTAAATGGTGTCGCTGCTATGCACTCTGAATTGGTCAAACATAAGGTATTCCCAGATTTCTTTTGTCTCTGGCCAGAGAAATTCCAAAACAAAACCAATGGTGTCACTCCAAGACGTTGGATTGAACAAGCTAACCCAGGTTTATCCGCTATCTTCACCAAATGGTTAGGTACCGATAAATGGACAACCAATTTAGAATTGGTCAAAGGTATCAAGGAACATATGGATAATCCAGAGTTAATCGCTGAATGGAAATACGTTAAACAAGGCAATAAACAACGTTTAGCTGAATTCATCCTTAAACATTGTGGTATTCATGTTAATCCAAACGCTCTCTTTGATGTTCATATCAAGAGAATTCACGAATACAAGagacaattattaaatattctcTCTGTCATCTATCGTTATCTTTCCATTAAAAAGATGTCTCCAAAAGATAGAGCTCAAGTTGTACCACGTGTTGTAATTTTCGCCGGTAAAGCTGCCCCAGGTTATGTTATGGCTAAAAGACATATCAAATTAATCAACTCTGTTGCCGAGGTTATCAACCGTGATAAAGAGGTCGATCAATACCTCAAGGTTGTTTTCATTGCAAATTACAACGTTTCAATCGCTCAAGTCATCGTTCCAGCCTCTGATATCAATCAACAAATTTCAACCGCTGGTACCGAAGCCTCTGGTACTAGTAACATGAAATTCACTATGAATGGTAGTTTAATCATTGGTACTTTGGATGGTGCAAATGTTGAAATCGCCGAAGAAGTTGGTCAAGAGAATATGTTTATCTTTGGTTTACGTACAAGTGAAGTTGAAGCTGCTCGTGAAAAAATGACAAACAAAGAAGTCAACATTGACCCACGTCTTCAAGAGGTATTCCTTAATATTGAATTAGGTACATTTGGTCCACCAGATGTTTTCAGACCAATCTTGGACTCTTTAATCTTTAGTGATTTCTACTTAAGCATTCAAGATTTCCCACTCTACCTTGACTCTCAAGCTTCAGTTGATGAATTATGGAAAGATCAAAGTGCTTGGgttaaaaaatcaatcattaaCAGTGCTTCAACTTATTTCTTCTCTTCTGATAGAGCTATGAATGAATATGCTGAACAAATTTGGGATATTAAACCATGTGAAGTTGAAACTACTTTAAATagaagatattaa
- a CDS encoding hypothetical protein (Similar to Dictyostelium discoideum (Slime mold). hypothetical 127.0 kDa protein) has translation MEIKKTHFFENWTQTSLSYNKHHYIANIKGTSNITIETEWFDSLTNITFANQKLTMNPPTLKYNINITKYEFISNINSLQLVIQSKLSKNSNIDHSICSAQSFGETTSNDNSNYIQLSVEKHSLYGRFIKRGIVDNKIISINNEQLNDLNSESSYYTSESHIGINIPWFKDLVQLDPDFSVLLDGSSTNSICKDGHSLSKKSVNWCYCRLCW, from the exons atggaaattaaaaaaactcaTTTCTTTGAAAATTGGACTCAAACAAGCTTATCATATAATAAACATCATTATATTGCAAATATTAAAGGTACATCAAATATTACCATTGAAACTGAATGGTTTGATAGTTTAACAAATATTACATTtgcaaatcaaaaattaacaatgaATCCTCCAACTTTGAAatataatatcaatattacAAAATATGAATTTATTTCTAATATTAATTCACTTCAATTAGTTATTCAATCAAAACtatcaaaaaattcaaatattgatcATAGTATTTGTTCAGCTCAATCATTTGGGGAAACAACCtcaaatgataattcaaattatattcaattatCAGTTGAAAAACATTCATTATATGGTCGTTTCATAAAAAGAGGTAtagttgataataaaatcatttcaattaataatgaacaattaaatgatttaaattctgAAAGTTCTTATTATACATCAGAATCTCATATTGGTATAAATATACCTTGGTTTAAGGATTTAGTTCAATTAGATCCAG atttttCTGTATTATTAGATGGATCATCAACAAACTCAATATGCAAAGATGGTCACagtttatcaaaaaaaagcGTTAATTGGTGTTATTGTAGGCTGTGTTGGTAA
- the sodF gene encoding superoxide dismutase, producing the protein MVNAIVIIKGLGVEGKVTLSQECEGSPIYINGTVSGLTPGQHGMHVHEFGDTSNGCISAGDHYNPLHREHGSPLDVERHIGDLGNIKALSNGVATISIRDTIMSLFGDISVMGRTMVIHSDRDDYGRGNFPDSKTAGHSGKRVGCGIIAKI; encoded by the coding sequence atgGTTAATGcaattgtaattattaaGGGATTGGGGGTTGAAGGAAAAGTAACATTATCTCAAGAATGTGAAGGTAGTCCAATTTACATCAATGGAACAGTTAGTGGATTAACACCTGGTCAACATGGTATGCACGTCCATGAATTTGGCGATACAAGTAATGGATGTATTAGTGCTGGAGATCATTATAATCCATTGCATAGAGAGCATGGTTCTCCTTTAGATGTTGAACGTCATATTGGTGATTTAGGAAATATTAAAGCTCTTTCAAATGGTGTTgcaacaatttcaattagAGATACTATAATGTCTTTATTTGGAGATATATCTGTAATGGGTAGAACAATGGTAATTCATTCTGATAGGGATGATTATGGTAGAGGTAATTTTCCAGATTCAAAAACAGCTGGTCACTCTGGTAAAAGAGTTGGATGTGGTATTATTGCAAagatttga